A single Aspergillus chevalieri M1 DNA, chromosome 3, nearly complete sequence DNA region contains:
- a CDS encoding ESCRT-II subunit protein VPS36 (BUSCO:EOG09262LQT;~COG:U;~EggNog:ENOG410PJAT;~InterPro:IPR040608,IPR037855,IPR036443,IPR036388, IPR011993,IPR036390,IPR021648,IPR031558,IPR001876;~PFAM:PF11605,PF16988,PF04157;~go_component: GO:0000814 - ESCRT II complex [Evidence IEA];~go_function: GO:0032266 - phosphatidylinositol-3-phosphate binding [Evidence IEA];~go_function: GO:0043130 - ubiquitin binding [Evidence IEA];~go_process: GO:0032509 - endosome transport via multivesicular body sorting pathway [Evidence IEA]) — MFLKALDLTTALRPSLLPDETLIFVQDAVGLYEGKYKVPNYQNGHAYLTSHRICYVAVDEPRKYSVGIDLKEIDKPDYQAGFLKSSPKIVLHPKPAKNKLDSSKSVGSSPSIPQASNLQPAKTLTSQLRASQPKSPSPKPVNATWICPICSFSNPVPSNFDPATATASTYLPPCLACGIKPPFTTVLKAAITAATNREPATAQPGPESPVPTDGSQLQLPSETGTSVSCPRCTFVNHPSLLECEICGAPLASVNALKTLNGDQRRSESPAPVFEQDSIKNTDTAESVKLSFRGGGEKSFYERLKSALIQRKWLLYDAPPVPMPSQAASSPSPGAVASAADTGLPMPARSMAGIAGLERRGLEARKNNEFVIGNAFEDLEALMASAKQIVSLAETLGRESGMSSGEGTVEANAVLSESAAALGMSTTKDMLGSGAENLYLSELSRNLAEYLTDDRQGVLHKEGGTMSLIDLWAIFNRSRNGVELVSPADFQRAAELWEKLKLPVRLRRFKTGLLVVQRYDWSDEKTLKILQDWMEELRHIPPTEPVAWDWRLFGRAVTAQEAAQRFKWSVGVAAEELEMAEDKGLLCREEGIEGLRFWRNYITSEPSKDIDTGVSLLAL, encoded by the exons ATGTTTCTCAAGGCTCTGGACCTGACCACCGCTCTCCGTCCATCACTGTTACCCGATGAGACTCTAATCTTTGTCCAGGACGCAGTGGGGTTGTATGAAGG CAAATACAAAGTCCCAAACTACCAAAATGGACATGCCTATCTTACTTCCCACCGAATCTGCTACGTCGCCGTGGACGAGCCCCGGAAATACTCTGTTGGGATTGACCTGAAGGAGATTGATAAACCAGATTACCAA GCCGGCTTCCTTAAGTCCTCACCGAAGATCGTTTTACACCCGAAGCCGGCGAAGAACAAGCTTGATAGCTCGAAAAGCGTGGGCAGTAGTCCGTCGATACCACAAGCCTCGAATCTCCAACCTGCCAAGACGCTTACTTCGCAACTGCGTGCCTCGCAGCCAAAGTCGCCGTCACCAAAGCCCGTGAATGCTACTTGGATTTGCCCAATATGCTCCTTCTCGAACCCTGTGCCGTCGAACTTTGACCCAGCTACAGCTACGGCATCGACTTACCTCCCTCCTTGCTTGGCATGTGGCATTAAACCTCCTTTTACGACGGTTTTGAAGGCTGCGATCACAGCTGCAACTAATCGGGAGCCTGCAACCGCTCAACCAGGACCCGAGAGTCCTGTCCCAACTGACGGCAGTCAACTGCAATTGCCTTCGGAGACGGGCACCTCCGTTTCTTGCCCTCGATGTACTTTCGTGAACCACCCGTCCCTTTTAGAATGTGAAATCTGTGGTGCACCGTTGGCCTCCGTGAACGCCTTGAAAACGCTGAACGGTGATCAGCGTCGTTCTGAATCCCCTGCTCCGGTTTTCGAACAAGATAGTATCAAAAATACGGATACTGCAGAGAGCGTCAAACTTTCGTTTCGCGGAGGTGGCGAAAAATCTTTTTACGAACGATTAAAGAGTGCTTTAATCCAAAGGAAATGGCTTCTTTACGATGCTCCACCCGTGCCTATGCCGTCGCAGGCTGCTTCGTCCCCGAGCCCAGGAGCAGTTGCGTCAGCTGCGGACACGGGTCTCCCGATGCCTGCTCGATCAATGGCTGGAATTGCAGGCCTTGAGCGACGTGGTCTTGAAGCTCGCAAGAACAATGAGTTTGTCATCGGTAATGCATTTGAGGATCTTGAGGCCTTGATGGCGTCCGCGAAACAGATTGTCTCTCTTGCGGAAACATTGGGTAGAGAATCGGGCATGTCAAGTGGCGAGGGTACCGTCGAAGCGAATGCGGTCCTTTCGGAATCCGCTGCTGCCCTGGGAATGTCAACGACAAAGGATATGCTAGGATCTGGAGCAGAGAATCTCTATCTGTCCGAGTTGTCGCGGAACCTGGCTGAGTATCTCACTGACGATCGGCAAGGCGTTTTACATAAAGAAGGCGGCACCATGAGTCTTATCGACCTCTGGGCAATCTTCAACAGGTCCCGAAACGGTGTCGAACTCGTCAGCCCGGCCGACTTCCAGCGAGCAGCAGAATTATGGGAAAAGCTCAAGCTGCCGGTTCGCCTACGCCGCTTCAAGACCGGTCTCCTGGTCGTCCAGCGATATGACTGGAGTGACGAAAAGACGCTTAAGATATTGCAAGACTGGATGGAGGAACTCCGGCACATTCCACCAACCGAGCCTGTGGCGTGGGACTGGCGTCTGTTTGGCCGCGCCGTGACGGCGCAAGAAGCCGCCCAACGGTTCAAATGGAGTGTTGGAGTTGCAGCCGAAGAACTGGAAATGGCTGAGGATAAGGGGCTTCTGTGCAGAGAAGAGGGTATCGAAGGTCTACGGTTTTGGAGAAACTATATCACCTCTGAACCTAGCAAGGATATCGATACTGGTGTATCCCTTCTTGCCCTATAG
- a CDS encoding uncharacterized protein (COG:S;~EggNog:ENOG410Q0GA): MTLASLASSTRAARCPRMLSATNTHHAIRTPTTAHLQQHRTIWQSHRHSRGTYNGINWVRTERKIRRRVTDPNPKPPHYQNQTPLENSDPWRSWSLGSRSGWAGFDKIGTKDFFEAERLRARQRMEEVKGEIERDPYGVLFGRYGSYSSAMGMGMGLWGKRENTFTDLCRSLFGFEKSDGDTKNVNAKVKDADTTARVKSEGSESNAGGARAKDAPTAKDNVAPVFEASQPQGFVETKGSGLKFDPISGRMVPKPAASATTGESGASSRGGTLNVPGSESNLEDDRLGFSSPTKSSSEATAVTSDPDIDGVQHKEPEQRAGEVARPEDHGVNYDHTLWPSHEAPSTAKSTAIDEAPTGITSAVADPKNEDVSLQHPGAENSSLADTQQPKSLNLDAQPNGGRKMKGFFYVDKKEPEKLKIQDSPQQSEPFLVPENEELDLLRASDIRASYPSKELDIKSDAQSKKVDGTLEEITPADENSVTELKPESQDALGSVDERSTKAANYTETQSSLQETEAPQSTQPQVQDEPQDPTKIIDHIPETHSPIKSASPATYRVLAYDPFTMQVTTADTDSSLAPSDEILRPSDVLPRLSNPAKFLPYFEEMRKEGFEIVSGGGDILVFKKFPDSEKKPSDKPSLEAKEYEDIDMNPVDKYLVEKNALLWPPKSETETSKTETETPRRQRSAFNNAIRRMLFTGTAAAGTCYAFGVVTEYFRTGGSDGRGVDAFTVFESERRRRD; the protein is encoded by the coding sequence ATGACTCTCGCAAGTCTAGCATCAAGCACCAGGGCAGCCCGATGTCCCAGGATGCTCTCCGCTACGAACACCCACCACGCCATCCGCACCCCTACTACCGCACACCTCCAACAACACCGCACGATATGGCAAAGCCACCGACACTCTCGCGGAACCTACAACGGCATCAACTGGGTCCGAACAGAGAGAAAGATCCGTCGACGAGTCACAGACCCAAACCCAAAACCTCCTCATTATCAAAACCAGACACCGCTAGAGAATTCAGATCCGTGGCGGAGCTGGAGCCTGGGATCGCGGTCCGGATGGGCTGGATTCGATAAAATCGGGACAAAAGACTTCTTTGAAGCGGAGAGACTACGAGCGCGGCAGCGGATGGAGGAGGTGAAAGGAGAAATTGAGAGGGATCCGTATGGGGTGTTGTTTGGGAGGTATGGGTCTTATTCGAGCGcgatggggatggggatggggcTATGGGGTAAGCGGGAGAATACGTTTACGGACCTGTGTCGGTCGTTATTTGGATTTGAGAAAAGCGATGGGGATACAAAGAATGTGAACGCGAAGgtgaaggatgcggataCCACGGCGCGTGTTAAGTCGGAGGGGAGCGAGTCGAATGCGGGCGGTGCGCGGGCAAAAGATGCGCCAACGGCAAAAGATAATGTGGCACCAGTGTTTGAGGCTTCGCAGCCGCAGGGCTTCGTGGAAACCAAAGGAAGTGGTCTCAAGTTTGACCCGATTAGTGGCCGTATGGTTCCGAAGCCTGCCGCATCAGCTACGACGGGTGAATCCGGCGCATCATCTAGGGGCGGCACATTAAACGTTCCGGGCAGCGAGTCGAATTTGGAAGATGATCGTCTTGGATTTTCATCTCCTACCAAGAGCTCTAGCGAGGCTACGGCCGTGACATCCGATCCAGACATTGACGGCGTGCAGCACAAAGAACCAGAACAACGTGCAGGTGAAGTAGCACGACCTGAGGACCATGGTGTTAATTATGACCACACACTTTGGCCATCGCATGAAGCGCCATCCACCGCAAAGAGCACTGCCATTGATGAAGCGCCGACTGGAATTACGTCTGCTGTGGCTGATCCCAAGAATGAAGACGTATCCCTACAACACCCAGGCGCCGAAAATTCCAGTCTGGCTGATACCCAGCAGCCAAAGAGTCTCAATCTTGATGCGCAGCCGAATGGAGGTCGAAAAATGAAGGGCTTCTTCTACGTGGACAAAAAAGAGCCAGAGAAGCTCAAGATTCAGGATTCGCCACAGCAATCAGAGCCTTTCCTCGTCCCCGAAAACGAAGAGCTGGATCTGCTGCGTGCAAGCGATATCCGCGCCTCTTACCCCTCAAAAGAGTTGGATATCAAATCCGATGCCCAGAGTAAGAAGGTTGACGGCACTTTGGAGGAAATTACTCCGGCAGATGAGAATTCGGTCACTGAATTAAAGCCTGAGTCTCAAGATGCTTTGGGCTCTGTTGATGAGAGAAGCACAAAAGCAGCAAACTATACCGAGACGCAGTCTTCATTACAGGAAACAGAAGCCCCTCAGTCCACTCAACCGCAAGTACAAGATGAACCTCAGGACCCCACAAAGATCATTGACCACATTCCCGAAACACACTCTCCTATTAAATCTGCATCTCCAGCGACGTACCGTGTGCTCGCGTACGATCCATTTACTATGCAGGTTACTACGGCGGACACGGACAGTTCGCTCGCTCCTTCAGATGAGATCCTCCGTCCCAGCGATGTCCTTCCCCGGTTGAGCAATCCGGCGAAGTTCCTGCCTTACTTTGAGGAAATGCGGAAGGAAGGATTTGAGATTGtgtctggtggtggtgatattCTCGTATTCAAGAAGTTCCCCGATTCTGAAAAGAAACCATCAGACAAGCCATCTCTCGAAGCCAAGGAATATGAAGACATAGACATGAACCCAGTTGACAAATATCTCGTTGAAAAGAATGCGTTATTATGGCCCCCCAAATCAGAGACGGAAACCTCCAAAACAGAGACGGAAACTCCACGAAGGCAGCGCTCCGCATTCAACAACGCTATCCGCCGGATGCTCTTCACTGGCACTGCAGCCGCGGGAACATGCTATGCCTTTGGTGTTGTCACGGAGTACTTCCGTACCGGTGGTTCTGATGGACGTGGTGTTGATGCGTTTACGGTGTTTGAGTCTGAGAGACGGCGTAGGGATTAG